CCTGCCTTGTTCGTTGTCTAATCTGTTTCGGCGGCTCTGGCCTGATATTCGATCCGGATTGACGGTCGATCAGGGAGCCCAGTAGATCTCGACCGGGGAAGTGGCCCGGCGCAGAATGGCGCGGATCGGCATGTCGGCCTCGTCACCGCTGCCTTCCGCCTTGGCGAGAACGTCTTTTTTGCCTTCGCCCTCAATATGGAGAACCAGGAGTGCGGCATCCTGAAGACTGGAGAAGGTAAAGGTCAGGCGCGGCTCGCCGGCCCCTTCCGCTTCCATGGTGATGATGCCGCGCGGCGTCGATGCATCGAGCGCCGTGGCAAGATTGCTGCCGCCGGGAAAGAACGAGGCGGTGTGGCCGTCGCCGCCCATGCCGAGGATGACGACGTCGAAGGGAATGCCGATTTCGGCGCTCTTTTCGGTCGCAAGCCGCGCGGCTTCCTCGACGGAGGCGGCCGGCTGGTAAAGCGGCACGAAACGCGCCGACTTCGCCTTGTTCTGCAAGAGATTGGCATCGACCAGCATATGGTTCGAGCGCGCATTGTCGGCCGGCACGAAACGTTCGTCGACAAGCGTGATCGTCACCTTGTCCCAGGCGATATCGCGCGTCGACAGCACCTGGAAGAAGGCCTTCGGGGTCGAGCCGCCGGAAACGGCGATGGACGCCGTTCCGCGGGCTGAGATCGCCGCCGAAAGCGTATCGGCAACCTTGTCGGCGAGGCTGCCGGCGAGATCTGCGGGGCTGGCGAAGGAATGCAGGGTCGATGCCATCGGTTTCGTCCTAGATATCGTCATGCCAGGTGCGGCCGTCGCGCTCGATCAGCGCGATGGCCTGGCTCGGGCCCCAAGTGCCGGCGGTATAGCCCTGCACCTGCTGGCCGGTGGTTTCCCAACCCTTCAGGATCGGATCCACCCATTTCCATGCCGCTTCGACTTCGTCGCGGCGCATGAACAGCGTCTGGTTGGAGCGGATCACGTCCATCAGCAGGCGCTCGTAAGCGTCGGGATTGCGGACGTTGAAGGCCTGGGCGAAGCTCATGTCGAGCGAGACGTTGCGCAGGCGCATGCCGCCTGGGCCCGGATCCTTGATCATCAGCGACTGCTTGACGCCCTCATCCGGCTGCAACCGGATGATCAGCTGGTTGGCGACGATGCGCCCGGCCGCCTGGTCGAAGATCGCATGCGGGATCGGCTTGAAGGTGATGACGATCTCGGACATGCGTCCAGTCAGGCGCTTGCCGGTGCGGATATAGAAGGGAACGCCGGCCCAGCGCCAATTGTTGATCTCCGCCTTGATGGCGACGAAGGTCTCGGTATTCGAGACGCCGCCTTCGAGCTCTTCCAGATAGCCCTTGACCGGGCCGCTGCCCGAGGCGCCGGCGCGATACTGGCCGCGGACCGTTGCCTGCTCGACATTGGAGGCATTGAGCGGCTTCAGCGCGCGCAGCACTTTCAGCTTCTCGTCGCGGACGGCTTCCGAATCCATCGACGAGGGCACTTCCATCGCCGTCAGGCAGAGCAGCTGCAGGATATGGTTCTGCACCATGTCGCGCAGCGCGCCCGCCGTATCGTAATAGCCGGCGCGGCCCTCGAGGCCGACCGCTTCAGCCACGGTGATCTGCACGTGATCGATGTAGTTGGCGTTCCACAGCGGCTCATAGAGCGCGTTGGCGAAGCGCAGCGCCATCAGGTTCTGCACCGTTTCCTTGCCGAGATAGTGATCGATGCGGAAGATCTGTTCTTCCTTGAAGGCGCGGCCGATCGTGTCGTTGAGCTGCAGTGCCGAGGCGAGGTCGCGGCCGATCGGCTTCTCGACGACGATGCGGGTCGACTTGGTGATCAGCTTGTGGTCGTGGATCTTCTGCGAAATATCGCCGAAGATGCCGGGCGCGACGGCGAGGTAGAAGGCGCGCACGCGCTCCTTGCCTTCGTCGAGCAGCTTCTTCAGCTGGTCCCAGCCGGTGTCGGTGCGGGCGTCGACCGAGACGTAGTAGAGACGGGCACAGAACTTCTCCACCTCGGCTTCGTCATATTCGCCCTTCTTCAGGTGCTCGTTCAACGCATCCTTGGCGAATTTGCGGTATTCCTCATGGGAAAGCGGGCTGCGCGAAGCGCCGATCACCCGGGTCGGTTCGGAGAACTGGCCCTCGATCTGGCGATGGTAGAGCGCGGGCAGAAGCTTGCGTTCGGCAAGGTCGCCGCTGCCGCCGAAGACGACGTAATCAAAAGGCTCAACGGGAATAATCTGGCTGCTCATGAGCTTGTCTCTCAATCAGGCTGGTTGGCGGCCCTTTTAATCTAATCGATTTAAAAAAGCCAGTGTGCAGTGCAATGAATCTGTCAGGCACCGGTTTTAGTGCGAATTTCCGGAAGAGGAAATGCGCAATCAGGCTAAAACTTGTCGCGAAGCGCAAACCACGACAAGGCGAGGAAAAGCAGCGGCGCCCGCATCCGGGCCCCGCCGGGAAAGGCGGGAATATCGAGCGACGCGAAGAGATCGAGATCGCCGGATTTTCCAAGCACCGTTTCCGCATAGAGCTTGCCACAGTAGTTTGACAGCATGACGCCATGGCCGGAATAACCGCCGATCGAGGTGACGCCCGGCATCACCTCGCGCACGAAAAGCTGGCGCGGCATGGTGATGCCGACAGTGCCGCCCCAGGCATGGGTGATCTCGATGTCTTTCAGATCAGGATAGATCTCGGCGATCTGCCGGCGGATATGCTCCGAAATGTCCCGCGGATTGTCCGCCGTATAGGCCTCGCGTCCGCCGAACAGCAGCCGGCCTTCGAATCGGCGGAAGTAACGCACGACGAAGCGCGAATCGGCGACCGCCTCGCCCCCCGGCAGCACGGCGGGATGCCGGTCGAGCGGAGCGGTGGCGCCGATGAAGGAGCGGATCGGCATGACATGGCTTGCCGTCACCGGCTCCAGATTGCCGATATGGCCGTTGCAGGCGATCAGCGCGCGGCTGGCGGTGATCGTTCCCTTATCCGTTTCGATCGTCACCTTGCCGCCGCCCTGGCGGATCGTCTTTGCTTTCGTCATCTCGAAGATCGCAGCACCGGCGTTGGCTGCGACCCGCGCCAGGCCGATCAGCAGCTTCAGCGGATGGATATGGCCGGTGCCGACATCGCGCACGCCGCAATAAAAACGCTTCGAGCCGAGCCGCGCCCGCGTTTCCGCCTCGTCCATGAAGCTGATGTGCGGATAGCCGTAGCGCTGCGCGGCGATTTCGGCGTTCTGGCGAAAGTCGCGTTCATAACTTGCCTTGTGCGCAACGTTCAGCTGACCGGGCACATAATCGATCTCGATCTGGTGCTCGCGGGCGAAATCGAGGAGATGGCGCTTGGCCGCCTCGGCAATGTCGAACAGCGCCTTCGAGCGCTGATAGCCGATCTTCTCCTCGAGCTCTTCTGGCCACCATCGCTGGCCGGTGCCGAGCTGGCCGCCATTGCGCCCGGACGCCCCGTCACCGAAGCGGCAGGCCTCGATCAGCACCACCGAGACGCCGGACTTGGCCAGATTATAGGCGGCCTGCAGGCCGGTATAGCCGCCGCCGATGATGGCGACATCACATGTTCTCGAGCCGTCGAGAGCGGCATAGCTCGGCCGCTCCCCGGCGGTTGCCTGATACCAGGATAGGCCCGGCGAGATCGGGCTCTGCCACGTCTCCTGCGATGCCATGACGCTGCCTCACACGTTGAGCAGAAGGAATTCCCGCTCCCAGGGGCTGATCACCTGCATGAAGGTCTCGAATTCGCCGCGCTTGACGCCGGCGTAGAGGCCGATGAACTGATTGCCGAAAATCTCCTCGAAAGCCGGCTCGTCCTCGAGCAGCGCCACGGCTTCCAACAGGCCGCGCGGCAGGTCGATCGAGCCTTCGTTGGCCGAATCCTCGGTCGGCGCCGTCGGCTCGATCTGCTTCATGATGCCGAGCAGGCCGGCGGCGAGCGAGGCGGCAAGCGCCAGATAAGGATTGGCGTCCGAGCTCGGCAGCCGGTTTTCGACGCGCCTGGCCTGCGGATCGGATACCGGAACGCGGAAGGCCGTCGTCCGATTGTCGTAACCCCAGGCATTGTTGACCGGGCAGGACATATCGGGCTGCAGGCGCCGGTAGGAATTCACATAGGGCGCCAGCATCGCCATCGCGCTCGGCACGAATTTCTGCATGCCGCCGATGAAATGGAAGAACTCCTTCGAGGCTGATCCGTCCGGATTGGAGAAGACGTTCTTGCCCGTTTCGATATTGACCACCGACTGATGGATATGCATCGCCGAACCCGGCTGGGCCTGCATCGGCTTGGCCATGAAGGTCGCATAAATGTCGTGTTTCAACGCCGCCTCGCGGATCGTGCGTTTGAACAGGAACACCTGGTCGGCAAGTTCGATCGGATTGCCGTGGCGCAGGTTAATCTCGAGCTGCGCCGGTCCCTCTTCATGGATCAGCGTATCGATCTCGAGACCCTGCTTCTCCGAGAAATGGTAAATGTCGTCGATCAACTCGTCGAATTCGTTGATGCCGGCGATCGAATAGCCCTGGCCGCCGAGGATCGAGCGGCCGGACCGGCCCTTGGGCGGGTGCAGCGGATAGTCGGGGTCGTCATTCTTGGCGACCAGGTAGAATTCGATCTCCGGCGCCACGATCGGCTTCCAGCCGCGGTCGTGATAGAGGCTCATGATGCGTTTCAGCACGTTGCGCGGCGTATAGGGCACTTCGCCGCCGTCGGAATCGACGATGTCGCAGATCACCTGTGCCGTCGGGTCGGTCTCCCAGGGCACGACCGAAAGCGTCGAAAGATCCGGCATCAGCTTCAGGTCGCTGTCGCGCGGCTCGTAGCGGAAGCTTTCGGTCTCCTCCGGATACTCGCCCGAAATCGTATGCCGGTAGATCGCCGAAGGCAGCGCCAACGAGGTGTTCGAGGTGAATTTCGAGCTCGGCATCATCTTGCCGCGCGGAACGCCGGCAAGGTCGGGCGTGATGCATTCGATGTCTTCGATGCCCCTGTCCCTCAGCCACCGCGCTGCTTCCTTCCAGTTCGCAACGCCGCGCAGAGACCCGGGGTCCGGGGGAGTTTTCTTCGAGGCGGGTACGTTTCTGGCAGGCTTCAGCGTCGTCTTTTTTGGGGACATGACACACCGGTTTGGTTGATCGTGGCGCCATCATAACCGGACTTTGCCAATTGGCGAGAGGTTGAGAACGTTGACTTTCGCCCTTTGATGGAAAAAGAAGGCGCTGTCTTGATCGGGGAAACAAGTTTGCAGCGCAAAAGCGACGTCATCGTCATCGGCGCCGGGGCGGCGGGCATGATGGCGGCCATCCGGGCGGGAAAACGCGGCCGCTCGGTCGTGGTCCTCGACCATGCAAGGGCGCCGGGCGAGAAGATCCGCATCTCGGGCGGCGGCCGCTGCAATTTCACCAATATCCATGCCGGGCCGAAGAATTTCCTCTCCGCCAATCCGCATTTCTGCAAGTCGGCGCTTGCCCGTTTCACACCGGCCGATTTCATCGCCATGGTCGACCGGCACGGCATCGCCTGGCATGAAAAGACGCTCGGCCAGCTTTTCTGCGACGATAGCGCCAAAGACGTCATCCGCATGCTGCTGACCGAGATGCGCGAGGCCGGCGCGCAGCTGCATCTCGGCACCGAGATCACAGCTGTCGAAAAGGTGGAGGCGGGTTTTCGCGTCTCGACCGGTGATGATGCTTTCGAAGCCTCGGCGCTCGTCGTCGCCACCGGCGGCAAGTCGATCCCGAAAATGGGCGCCACCGGCTTTGCCTATCGTCTGGCCGAGCAGTTCGGTCTGCCGGTGCTCGAAACCCGCCCCGGCCTCGTGCCGCTGACGCTCGATCCCGGCCTGCTCGAGGCCATCGCGCCGCTTGCCGGCATTTCCGCCCCGGCCGAAATCCGCCATGGCAGGACCGCCTTTCGCGAAGCGCTGCTGTTTACCCATCGCGGCCTCAGCGGCCCCGCCATCCTGCAGATCTCCTCCTATTGGCGTGAAGGCGACGAGATCGTCGTTTCGATCGAACCGGATATCGACATCGGAGCACATCTGAAGACGGCAAAGCAGCTGAATGGCCGCCAGTCGCCGCAGACGGCACTCGGCGATATCCTGCCGAAGCGGCTGGCTCAATTTCTCGTCGAGCGCGAAAAGATCGCCGGCAACATGGCCGACCTGCCCGACAAGGCGCTGCTGCGCCTCGCCGCGGCGGCGCAGAGCTTTACGGTCAAGCCGTCCGGCTCGGAAGGCTATCGCACCGCTGAAGTGACGCTCGGCGGTATCGATACGGCAGCGCTCGATTCCCGCAGCATGGAGGCCAAGGCCGTGCCCGGGCTTTATTTCATCGGCGAATGCGTCGACGTCACCGGCTGGCTCGGCGGCTATAATTTCCAATGGGCCTGGGCCTCCGGATTTGCCGCCGGCGAATATGCGTAAATCGAATGCATGTCGCCCGGAAGTGTGCGGCGATTCCGCGATAACGACATGCATAAAACAATGGGCTAAAGCGCGTCGCATGAATCAAATTTGGTGCGACGCGCTTTAGGTAATACCGATTCAAGACTTCTTAAGAGAGGTGCGCCATCCTGTCTCAATTGGCGATCTGCAAAGCTCTTCCTAAATAAGCTTTACCAGCAAGCCGTTTTGTTGGATTGTTGTGTCAGACAGAAGTGAGGTTTCGAGCATGACCAGAAACACACGACGCGCCCGCGCCATCGCAATTGCCGAGGCGAAGCCGAACGCCCGCATGGTCGCCCTGCGTTATCTGATGCTCGCAGCCGGCGCTACCGCCGCCAGCCTTGCACTGCTTCTTTCGCACGTCCTCTGATCCTGTCTTCAGGCCGCAATGAAGGTTGCGGCGCAACCGTGCTAGCCCGCGACGCCTCGGCCTACAAAATTGCAACTATTTCACCGCCTTGGCTTGATCCGTCGCAACCGCTTATCCGAAAATTAATATCTAATCTGACACAATTGCTCGCGATTATTTGGGCATCTCCAAAGTTGTTTGGAGATGAACTGGCAATGACTGCCGCCTGGCTTCCGGGTTCCCCAATGTAAATTATGAACAGCTCGATGTGCACCCGGCTGGCGCCAAATGGCCGCCTGCGGGAGGAGTGGTGTATGAAAGGCCCGGAACGCCATGTTGATTGACAAGATTCTTTCCCGATTCAGGATCAAGACGAAGGTCCTGATCTTCGTTCTGCCTTTCGTCGTCACCATTTCGGCGGTCGGCCTGACGGGCCTTTACGCCTCGGGACTGCTGCAGGGGCGGATGGAAATATCCAACAGCGTCTTGCAGTCGTTGAGCGGCTTCAAAGATCTCTACGGCTCGATGGACGATTTCCTGCGCGTCACCAGCCAGCAGGCGCGCGACAAGCTGCTTGCGGATCTGAAAACGCAGCAGGGCGTGCTCGATGCGACGCTGAACCAGGTCGGTGAAGAGGCTGCCGGCCGCGATAGCCTGGCCGAAGCGTCGCGCCGCACCAAGGACATATCAGGCGTCGTCGACAAGCTCTGGGGCCTGCATGAGCAGGAGCAGGCACTGCATGAGCAGATCGACGCAGCGCAAAAGAGCCTGATCAGCACCCGCTTTACGGTCTCTTATCAGGCCGAGGAATTGCAGACCGCGCTTCAGCAGGACGAGGGCGCCGCTACCATCACCCTTCGCACGGCCGACCGCCTCTTGAAGGGCGGCGATTTCCTCGGCACCGTCGCCAGCGGCTACAGCAAGCCGCAGACGCCGCAGGAAAAGATCGCCTACATCAACGAACAGATGCCTGCGATCATCAAATCCCAGCGCCTGATCGCCATTTCGGTTCCGACCAACCAGAAGAACGTCATCGACGCGCTGGCGGCAACCATCGACAGCATCAAGGCGATCGCGGCGATGCCCGCTCCGACCGATGAGAACATTGCCGAACTCGGCCGTCTCGTGTCGCGCTTCCGCCAGACCTCGACCTATACGCAGCTGACCGCAACGCAGAAGATGCGCGAGGCGACACAGCGTTTCGCCGACCTCGAGGGCCGTATCGGCCAGACCAACTCCGTCCTTCAGGATACAAGGCGTCTCGAAAATTCCGTCTATGCGCTGCAGATCGTGCTTTCCGATTTCCTCGCCAATTCAAGCAAGGACAATCTCGTGCGCCTGCAGCAGCAGGCCGGCACGCTTGGCAAGGACATGCAGGTGCTGATCACCAGCGCCAAGGGCATGGGCTTTGCCGAAGGCATATCGGGCGCGATCCAGCCGGCACTCGACGCCATCTCCGGCGGCGGCTCGAAGATCGTCGACACGATCGCCGAGCGTGTCACGGCCTATGCCGCAGCCCGCCAGGAGCTTGACCAGATCTGGACGAAGCTCACCGATTTCGCCGAGCTGCAGAAGCAGACGGCCGGCACCGAGCGCACCCAGGCAAACAGCATCTCCGTCATGACCACCGGTCTCGGCATTCTCCTGTCGATCCTCGGCGGCATTGCCCTGGTGCTGACGCTGCAGCGCCCGATCAGCCAGATCACCGCCGCTATGCGCCGTATCGCCGAAGGCGCGCTGGAGACCAATATCTCCGGCGAGCAGCGCCACGATGAAATCGGCGACATGGCCCGCGCGCTCGGCATCTTCAAGGAAAATGCCATCTCGAAGATCCGCATCGAGGAGCAGAGCGACGAAGAACGCGCCGCCGCCGAACATGAGCGCCAGCGCAACGACGCCGACAAGCGCGAAATGGATCGCCAGATCGAATTCGCCGTCAACGCGCTCGCTGCCGGCCTCGAACGCATGTCGCAGGGCGATATTTCGACGACGATCGAAACGCCCTTCATCGGCCGCCTCGAACAGCTGCGTCAGGATTTCAACGGTTCGATGATGCGCCTGCAGGCGACGATGAGCCAGATCCGCGACAATGTCGAACTGATCCAGGGCAACGGCAACCAGATGGCCCAGTCGGCCGAGGATTTATCCAAGCGCACCGAACAGCAGGCTGCCTCGCTCGAAGAGACCGCGGCCGCCGTCGATGAGATCACCGTCACCGTCCGCTCTTCGGCAGAACGCGCCAAGGATGCCGACCAGATCGTCCGCCAGGCCAAGCGCAGCGCCGACGATTCCGCCGTCGTCGTCAACAATGCGATCGATGCGATGGGCCGCATCGAGGATGCCTCGCGCCAGATCGAGCAGATCATCGGCGTCATCGACGAGATCGCCTTCCAGACCAACCTGCTGGCGCTCAACGCCGGTATCGAGGCGGCGCGCGCCGGTGAAGCCGGCAAGGGCTTTGCGGTCGTCGCCATGGAAGTCCGCGAACTTGCCCAGCGCTCCGCAGCCGCGGCGCAGGAGATCAAGGGCCTGATCAACAAGTCGACCAACGAGGTCAGTTCCGGCTCGCAATTCGTGCAGGAGACCGGCACGGTGCTTGCCAAGATCAGCGCCCAGATCGTCACGATCAGCCAGCATGTCGAGATGATCGCCCGCGCCAGCCACGACCAGTCCAACGCACTGCAGAGCGTCAATGCGACCGTCAACCAGATGGACCAGATGACGCAGCAGAACGCCGCGATGGTCGAGGAGACGACTGCCGCCAGCCGCGAATTGGCCGACGAGGCCGATTCCCTGCGCAGACTGATCCAGCAGTTCAAGATCGACGGCGAGGCGGCAGCCAGCCCGGTCTACCGCGCCGCCTGATCGTCACCCGATCTGACTTCAATCGAACGGCCCCGGCTTTATTCCGGGGCCGTTTCGTTTGCTGTCCGGGTCATCCCGGCCGAGGAGATTGCCGCTTTGCCCCTCATCCGGCTGCCGCCACCTTCTCCCCGTAAAACGGGGCGAAGGGGACAAGCCGCGACCTCTCGGTCCGTCGCCAACGTCTCGCAGGGCACGTCCCCTCTCCCCGTGAAAACGGGGAGAGGGTTAGGGTGAGGGGCAGCTTTCGACGCTGATTTACCGAAAATTTTCCTTAACGCTTTTCGTCTAATTTAGCCTCGGTTTGTCTGCCGGGGGTTTTGATGCTGCGCCTTTTTTCTACCTCGATCGTCCGCCAGATCGTTGCGATCACGCTGTTTCTGCTGGCGATCAGCACGGCCGCCATCGTCGGCGTAACCTATTATAATCTCAGCCGTTACGTCATGGACGGGGCCGTCTCCGACGCCAGAGATGCCACCCGCGCCATGGCCGTCCTCTACGGCGCGGCCGATCAGGCGGCAAAGATCGAGCTGAAAGACAATGGGCTTTCCACCGTCACGGAAGACGCCATCCCCGCCCTTGCCGATCATTCGCTGGTCGACCGCACGGCGCAGTCGATCGCCGGTGTTGCCACAATCTTCCAGAAGCAGGGCGGCGACTACGTCCGCATCTCCACCAACGTCAAGAAGGAAAACGGCGACCGCGCCGTCGGCACCAAGCTGGTCGCCGAGCATCCCGCTCAGCCGGTTCTCGCCAGGGGCGAAGCCTATTACGGCCAGGCCGAGCTTTTCGGCCGCAAGTTCATGACGGGTTATTTCCCGGTCAAGAACGCATC
This Rhizobium acidisoli DNA region includes the following protein-coding sequences:
- the zwf gene encoding glucose-6-phosphate dehydrogenase, coding for MSSQIIPVEPFDYVVFGGSGDLAERKLLPALYHRQIEGQFSEPTRVIGASRSPLSHEEYRKFAKDALNEHLKKGEYDEAEVEKFCARLYYVSVDARTDTGWDQLKKLLDEGKERVRAFYLAVAPGIFGDISQKIHDHKLITKSTRIVVEKPIGRDLASALQLNDTIGRAFKEEQIFRIDHYLGKETVQNLMALRFANALYEPLWNANYIDHVQITVAEAVGLEGRAGYYDTAGALRDMVQNHILQLLCLTAMEVPSSMDSEAVRDEKLKVLRALKPLNASNVEQATVRGQYRAGASGSGPVKGYLEELEGGVSNTETFVAIKAEINNWRWAGVPFYIRTGKRLTGRMSEIVITFKPIPHAIFDQAAGRIVANQLIIRLQPDEGVKQSLMIKDPGPGGMRLRNVSLDMSFAQAFNVRNPDAYERLLMDVIRSNQTLFMRRDEVEAAWKWVDPILKGWETTGQQVQGYTAGTWGPSQAIALIERDGRTWHDDI
- a CDS encoding methyl-accepting chemotaxis protein, which translates into the protein MLIDKILSRFRIKTKVLIFVLPFVVTISAVGLTGLYASGLLQGRMEISNSVLQSLSGFKDLYGSMDDFLRVTSQQARDKLLADLKTQQGVLDATLNQVGEEAAGRDSLAEASRRTKDISGVVDKLWGLHEQEQALHEQIDAAQKSLISTRFTVSYQAEELQTALQQDEGAATITLRTADRLLKGGDFLGTVASGYSKPQTPQEKIAYINEQMPAIIKSQRLIAISVPTNQKNVIDALAATIDSIKAIAAMPAPTDENIAELGRLVSRFRQTSTYTQLTATQKMREATQRFADLEGRIGQTNSVLQDTRRLENSVYALQIVLSDFLANSSKDNLVRLQQQAGTLGKDMQVLITSAKGMGFAEGISGAIQPALDAISGGGSKIVDTIAERVTAYAAARQELDQIWTKLTDFAELQKQTAGTERTQANSISVMTTGLGILLSILGGIALVLTLQRPISQITAAMRRIAEGALETNISGEQRHDEIGDMARALGIFKENAISKIRIEEQSDEERAAAEHERQRNDADKREMDRQIEFAVNALAAGLERMSQGDISTTIETPFIGRLEQLRQDFNGSMMRLQATMSQIRDNVELIQGNGNQMAQSAEDLSKRTEQQAASLEETAAAVDEITVTVRSSAERAKDADQIVRQAKRSADDSAVVVNNAIDAMGRIEDASRQIEQIIGVIDEIAFQTNLLALNAGIEAARAGEAGKGFAVVAMEVRELAQRSAAAAQEIKGLINKSTNEVSSGSQFVQETGTVLAKISAQIVTISQHVEMIARASHDQSNALQSVNATVNQMDQMTQQNAAMVEETTAASRELADEADSLRRLIQQFKIDGEAAASPVYRAA
- a CDS encoding NAD(P)/FAD-dependent oxidoreductase, with translation MEKEGAVLIGETSLQRKSDVIVIGAGAAGMMAAIRAGKRGRSVVVLDHARAPGEKIRISGGGRCNFTNIHAGPKNFLSANPHFCKSALARFTPADFIAMVDRHGIAWHEKTLGQLFCDDSAKDVIRMLLTEMREAGAQLHLGTEITAVEKVEAGFRVSTGDDAFEASALVVATGGKSIPKMGATGFAYRLAEQFGLPVLETRPGLVPLTLDPGLLEAIAPLAGISAPAEIRHGRTAFREALLFTHRGLSGPAILQISSYWREGDEIVVSIEPDIDIGAHLKTAKQLNGRQSPQTALGDILPKRLAQFLVEREKIAGNMADLPDKALLRLAAAAQSFTVKPSGSEGYRTAEVTLGGIDTAALDSRSMEAKAVPGLYFIGECVDVTGWLGGYNFQWAWASGFAAGEYA
- a CDS encoding glutamine synthetase family protein; its protein translation is MSPKKTTLKPARNVPASKKTPPDPGSLRGVANWKEAARWLRDRGIEDIECITPDLAGVPRGKMMPSSKFTSNTSLALPSAIYRHTISGEYPEETESFRYEPRDSDLKLMPDLSTLSVVPWETDPTAQVICDIVDSDGGEVPYTPRNVLKRIMSLYHDRGWKPIVAPEIEFYLVAKNDDPDYPLHPPKGRSGRSILGGQGYSIAGINEFDELIDDIYHFSEKQGLEIDTLIHEEGPAQLEINLRHGNPIELADQVFLFKRTIREAALKHDIYATFMAKPMQAQPGSAMHIHQSVVNIETGKNVFSNPDGSASKEFFHFIGGMQKFVPSAMAMLAPYVNSYRRLQPDMSCPVNNAWGYDNRTTAFRVPVSDPQARRVENRLPSSDANPYLALAASLAAGLLGIMKQIEPTAPTEDSANEGSIDLPRGLLEAVALLEDEPAFEEIFGNQFIGLYAGVKRGEFETFMQVISPWEREFLLLNV
- a CDS encoding NAD(P)/FAD-dependent oxidoreductase — its product is MASQETWQSPISPGLSWYQATAGERPSYAALDGSRTCDVAIIGGGYTGLQAAYNLAKSGVSVVLIEACRFGDGASGRNGGQLGTGQRWWPEELEEKIGYQRSKALFDIAEAAKRHLLDFAREHQIEIDYVPGQLNVAHKASYERDFRQNAEIAAQRYGYPHISFMDEAETRARLGSKRFYCGVRDVGTGHIHPLKLLIGLARVAANAGAAIFEMTKAKTIRQGGGKVTIETDKGTITASRALIACNGHIGNLEPVTASHVMPIRSFIGATAPLDRHPAVLPGGEAVADSRFVVRYFRRFEGRLLFGGREAYTADNPRDISEHIRRQIAEIYPDLKDIEITHAWGGTVGITMPRQLFVREVMPGVTSIGGYSGHGVMLSNYCGKLYAETVLGKSGDLDLFASLDIPAFPGGARMRAPLLFLALSWFALRDKF
- the pgl gene encoding 6-phosphogluconolactonase codes for the protein MASTLHSFASPADLAGSLADKVADTLSAAISARGTASIAVSGGSTPKAFFQVLSTRDIAWDKVTITLVDERFVPADNARSNHMLVDANLLQNKAKSARFVPLYQPAASVEEAARLATEKSAEIGIPFDVVILGMGGDGHTASFFPGGSNLATALDASTPRGIITMEAEGAGEPRLTFTFSSLQDAALLVLHIEGEGKKDVLAKAEGSGDEADMPIRAILRRATSPVEIYWAP